Part of the Legionella cardiaca genome, AATGTTGGCAAAAGAGGTGGTAGTTGGTTCCTTAAATTCGTTGTATGCACAATTAGGGCACTTCGGACAACTCTCAGCAGGCAATTTTGATTTTTGGGGTTCTCTGCAGTCTGCTTTTTGGTCTATTCCACAAAACTTAAGTGAATTGGGACAAGCCCTTTTAAACCCTCTCGTGGCTAGCGCGCCTGATGGTGACTTGTCGCAATCAGTTTATGGCATGATGGTTGAGCGTTTTGATGGTAAAGCAGGGGCATATGCCTACCTGGTTTTCATTCTGCTATATATTCCTTGTGTTTCTACCATGGCGGTTATCCGACAAGAGGCTAGCCGCAAATTAATGTGGTTTTCTGTCATATGGTCATTTGTTGTTGCCTATATGAGCGCAGTCTTAATTTATCAACTGGCTACGTTTGTTTCTCACCCGCAGCAATCTTTAAGTTGGATATTGCTTATTTTTTTATCCGTTATGCTTGCTTGGGGAGTGTTACGTCAGCTATCTTCCGGGGAAAAATATGTTACTGCAAATTCGTGATTTTTTGCGACGAGAGCTTGTTGCAAGTAACCAACAAATCGCACGCCAATTTCGGATCGATATTTCTACTTTACAACCCATGCTTGACATATGGCTTCGTAAAGGGGTAATTGAATGTTGTCAAGAAGAAACAGCCTGTCAAAGTCGTTGTTTTAAGTGCAAAACGCAACCTCCTATTTATTATCAATATTGTCATACAAAAAAATAACACTTATTTTACAGTTTCTTGAGCCTTTTAGCGGTGCTTGATTAGATATTTTGGGCTAAGATAGAAGTATTAAATGCTACATAGGTATTGTTAATATGGCAGAAGAATTATCCTCAGAAGAGTTTACTTCCCTGGCTGTAGACGGACGAAAAATCTTGGAGGAAAATCAGGATGATCCTGTTTTGCTGATTGAACAGGTCTATCAGCTTTGGTGGCGTTGGTCTGATTTTGAATTGTATATTGTAAGTCCGACAATAAGCACAATATCACCACCTTTAATCATTGAGCCGGAACCTATAGCGGGTACAACTGATTATGAATTTGTCTATCCTATTCAGGACCATGGTTATAAGCTAACCACGTCTAAAGCCGCAGACATGTATTCTGCAGGCATGTCTAACTGCAAATTATATTATACGATTGAAAAGATGATTTATCTTTTGATAGAGCGCTTAAAAACTGGTGGCGTTAGTCAGGAAACTGAAGTACAAGTTGCTTTTGGTGGCCACGAATTAGCTCAACGTAAAGCGTTTGAATCAATCATCAATTTAACTTACAACGTTGTGGTTACGAATTTCGATCCAGGAGTATGGGGAGAGCGTTATCTCCAGGCTGTGAAACGCCTTGCTGATAAAGGCTTTGGTTATCCTTCAGAAACCCCACGAGAAAGTTTCCGACAATCGTTTGGTCAAGCTCCCGCAGGTTTATCTCGTTAACAAGACAAATTATTTCGTCAGGCTCTATTTGATAGAGCCTGACGTTTTTGTTTATAAACTTAAGCCGTGATCACTGTCTTTTGCTGAAGCAGAAACCTTAAAGTCTTCTAATTCAATTTCTTGAACCCTTGGTTTTAGCTTACTTACTTCATCGTTAATAATATGTTGAATATTTGTTTCATCTTGTAGTGTATTGTCATTACTGCTTAGTAGCTTACCAACATCGGAAAAAGAGAGATCACCAATCGCTGTTTTAAGTGTTTCAAAAAGATGTGGGTCTAGATGATAACGGGCAAATCTTGCAATTAAAGCTTGAGCTTGCCTAACCTCTTCATCAACTTCTGTTCTATCAACAGCTTTGTAAAATTTTGCCCATTTATCTGAAGCAGGTTCTGTGAGTACACCCTGCTTTCGTTGATAAGCTTCATTAATAGAGTGTTGTAGCTTCTCAAGCCGTCTCGGAGGAATGCTCACGGTGCAGGTTTCATTTATTCTAGGAGGTGTAGGTAATTTAAAAATTTGTTGAATTAATTTCACCTGTTCTGCTGTTTTAGCAATGAGATCTAGTGACAGTACATTATTACTATCCCAGCCTCCTTTAAATTGTCCAGACAGGGAGGTATTTTCATGGGCTAGTAATTCTCTTAGTTGCGGTACAGTTTCGGATTTAAAGCTAGCCTGTGCTTTGGGGAAGGTGTGTAGTTTTAGCATGGCATCGGCAGCAGATAGCTTTTGTTTTGTATCGTATCGTTGATTTATGTCATTCATTAGTTCAGATAACTGCCATTCTGATAGATGACAACTTAAGCCGCTGCCAGTGGCTCTGAAAGGAAGACCCAATTGGTCTTTTAATTCTTGTCGTATGCCTTTTACTGGTGTAGTTAGAACGTAGCTTCCATCCGTTAATTTTGTTAGTTGAAATGGGATTCGTTCATCGGGCGATCTAATACGAAGAAAATTCAGAAAAACGGAACCATCATGAGACATACAAGAAGTAGGTGAGAATACCTTCTCCATTTTATCGAGAAAATCAACCTCCTGACAGGTTAAGTTTAAACGATGTTGAAAAGTATCTAAAATTTGCTGATTACTTATGGCTGCCGTTGCTGCCCATGAATCGATAGACTTCAGATGTTCTTCCAACTCTTTCTCAGGCATTCCAGTTTTTAGAGCTTGGGCAATCAAATCTATTTTGATTTCAGCAAAATATAAATTAAAAGTTTGTAGTTTTCCTGTACTAATTTGTACAGATAGATTGTCTAGCAATCCTTGAATAGGACTGCCTTCTCTGCATAGACTTCTCGCTTCTCTTAACGAAGGTAATAAGGTTTCCGGTGTGGGGGTTCGTTGTTGAATACGAAACAATTCATGTCGGAATTGTTCTGGATAACTGGCCATAATTGCTTCGCTAGGATTTTCGCCAGTAATCATTTTCTTTAAAAGATGTACTCCCATCAAACGATCAGAATAGGGGGTATCATAAAAAATACTGTAATTGCGATACATTTTATGACGCCCCACACCTATTGTGCTCGTTCCTCGCATAAATTCTGGCGTACTGGCCCAGGGATTTGTAAAACTAAAGTCATCACGTAATGTAGAGCAGACGCCGTCTCCCTCATAGGGTTTACCATAATCGAAGCCATAAAAAGCATCGCTGGCGAAACCTTTATTCTGTGCATCTTTGCCAATGCCATCTCTATCGCCGATAGCAAGACCAAAAATTAAGTTTTCACCTAAACCAGGAACACGTTTAGCGCGTTTTATATCGGCTTTAGGATCGTCAACTAAAACGCCATTGTAGTCTGGGGAACCACCACCATGAAGGAATTGTGTTAATTCAACGAGGCCGTTTTTCCATCCACAGGCTAACATAGCATGAGGACCTGAAGGACCTCCAACCCAGACAATTTCCTGTCTTTGGTTTTGATGACTAAAGATTCCTGCCAAACGAGTACCACTAAATTCCCGTAGGGCTTCTTTGTTCGCCTCGGTTCGCTTTTTTGCGGCTCCGCTTTGTGCATAATCAAGTTTATAAAGCCAAGCACTTAACCCTTGATTGCTTTTGATGCCCTCTTTAATTTCCTCGCAAAGCCAGCCAATTGTAGGGTTTAGGGCTTTAGGTGCATGTGGGGCTGGTTCTAACGCATTGATAAAGAATGCAAATGCTTTTTGCTTTCTATCTAATGCTTGTACAGGAGTTTCTTCGGGTACAGCTTTACGAAGGGTTTCTAATAAATTGGTGTAGGCTTCTACCTCTTTTCCAGTCATTGTGGAGGGGGGAACAATTTTTTGCAATTGTTCAAAAAATGCGTCATCTAGATCAATCGCTCTAAATCCTGGTTCAACCCCGCTTGGTTTGCCTCCATAACAGAATTGTGTTGTGCCGAACATAGTGCCTACGCGACTTAAATCTTGTGTGGGCAATAATTTAACTTGTGTCGGGTCAGTTTTTGGACTAATGCTACCGACTGAAGGGCTTACTTTAGGTTCTACCACCTTGGGTGAGCTAATAGTGGGGGTGCTACGTGATATTTTGGGTGTATCTAACTCTGGTGTTTTAGGTTTTGGCAAGACGCTTTCTTCTGCTGATTCTTCTGCTGTGGTTCCCAGCTTCGTTATCACCTGTAAGAGCAAGCCACCCTTTTTAAAATTATAACTGGGGCCTTTGGCTAGAGTGACTCCTAACTGTTCATCGGCAAATTTGCTAATGGCTTTTGCTAACTTACTATTAGAGCCTCCTGTAGTTTTTAAAATAGCGTCATACTCTGTGGCGAGTACATCAACTAACGCAAAAATTTTGGCATCTGCAGATAAGGGGCCTTTTAATACTTTATTTACATTTTCTTGCAGTCGGCCTAATTCAACAGCACGATCGGTTTTCACATTGAATTTTGCAAATTCTTTTGCAATTAATTCATATTCTTTTGCAAAATTGGCTGAATTGATCTTCGATGTGGAAGATGCTGTATTAGCCAAGAACGCAATATATTGTTTAACATACTCTGGAGACAACGTATATGTTCTATCTGTGGAGGTGAATGCGTCTTCTTTGTGTTTTGACGCCTCGAAAAAATCTTGGTTTATCTGTAAATTGTCAATGAGTAATTGGAATACAGCATCACGCAAGGGGCTGGAAACATAGGGTGTATTAATAAAAGTAGACCAAGGTGGGGAGGCTGTATCTATACCGGCTACAGGGAAGTGCGGGTGACTCAATAGGCGATGCAATGCACGATAACCGCAACTCCAGGAATCAGCTTGTGAATTATCTGAGTGAATATTGATAGTTAGACTATCACCGACTACACCAGGAAAGGCAGAGTACAGTTTTTCGACGTCTCTCACAACGGAACGTTCATTGTAATGAACGGCATCTCTTAAAATAGCTGCCACATCCTGTTCGATTGACATTGAGTCAGCATAATCAATCGTAATGGTGTTGGTTGCTGGATTAACACGAATCATGGCCTCAGTCCAATGAGAACCTTGACTCGTCAAAGAACCGCTGCTTCCGCAGTTAATCAATAAAGGAATCGAATAAGGTGCCAGACTTGCACCGTGTTTTTCTCGCTCGAAATGAAGAATCATACCAATATCTGCAGCATTTAAACGCGTGATATGAACTTTATTTCTGGCACCAAGTTTGGTTAGAGCGCGTCCTAAATCCAAGTCACTTAGCCATTCATTTGCACTTAGCCTTTGATTAAGAAATTTTTCTGCAACACCCAGATTACTTCTTTGCGCGTGTAAATCTCGTAATGAACGAGCCTCAAAACCCTGCTTAAGTTCAATGCTCATTAGTGTTGCATCTTTCTCATTAAACTCTGTCGCTACAGGCGGCGTTTCGTCAGAAAAAACAACGAATTTATCGAGTAAGGTTGCAAGCATTTCATAATGTTTTTTATGATCCGCTCTCGTTATGTCGTTCTCACTTCCTACGGCCGTTAGCGATAAGTTTTCCTCGTCGACGTTATGGAAAAAATCAAGTGCTTTGGCAAGGTTCTGGTAATTTTGCGGTGTGTTCAACCAGATTGGGTTATAAGTGGCCTTGAATTTATCTTGTAAAAACTGAGCAATAATGCGATTTTTTTTGTCAGCGTCTAACGTTTTTCTCATAACTTTTGAGGTTTCCATAGGGATTTCCTTATTCAAGGCGAGAATTGAGTAGCTGAATTTTCTCGTCAATTTAGTGTCTATAAGATCACTTTAATCCTTTTTTATTAAGTAAAAATTACGCAATTTGTAAATCTATTGAAAAGCATATTTTATTTATAGGCTCTAAATGCCCCATAGTCCAATCGGATGTTGCGTACTGATTACCAGCAGGAGGCCTTGCGCAAAAAATTGTCTTCTTTTTATCCAATTTCTGATATAATAGTTGCCATGGATTTCAGTTAAAATCATAAGGCATTGTTTATATGGGAGAAATTATCAGCGATAATAAGGAAAGGCGCGGGACGATTTTTCCAGTCAAACAAAAAGATGGCAAAATCATTTATTACTTTAGTGATTTTTCTGAATCTTTAGGAAGTGGGGACGCCGCTGATGTCTATAAAGGATATCGCTGTAGCTTAAAAAAAGAAGCAATAAAACTTACTCCTTATCTCATTAAAAAAAATGATGTCATTATCCAGAAGGGCAGCCCTGTAGCTATTAAAATTTATAAAAATGGAAACACACCCTCTCCCTACCGGATAACAAATGGTCTCTCAGCGCTCCTCTCTATAGAAGATAGAGCTGTTCTTATCATGGAGTTTATTGATGGATTTGAGATAAAACCTGATATCGATGAAAATCCGGAAATCAAAAAATTAACGTTTGAGCAAGCAATTGATATTGCCTGGCAAATGGTTATTGGCTTGAATCAATTACATTATTGTAATACCCATGGGCCTTCTATTGTTCATGGTGATATTAAAGGTTCAAATCTTAAGATAAGAATAACCAACCAGCAAGAGACCTCTGCTGAGAACGGTCCAAAGGTAAAAATTGATGTTCTTTACCTGGATGATGATTACAATAAACCAATTGCAGAAAGCCCCCAAATTGCTCAGGGAACACCAGAACATTTAGCGCTAGAAATACTGGATGGTCACTATTCTGAAGCCAGTGATTTTTTTGCCTTAGGCCCTTTGCTATTAACCCTTTTTGGTGCAAAAAACCCCTTTAAGGATATCTTTAAATTTAAAGATAAACATCCTGACATGCCGTTAGAAGCTTTAATTAAACACTATGCCAAAATAGGATTTTGTGTCGATGGTTTATTTGCACATTTTGCAATTAAGCCCCATGCTTCCATTTGTAATTTGTTGCAAGGATTCATTGCAAAAATGGTGGCCAAAGAAAAAAAACAACGTCCCTCTCCTGAGGCCGTATTGGAGTTTTTTACCGCATTAAGGCAATGGTCTTTGCATCAAAATAGAGAGGAAGCAGCTTCCTATCATTTGCGATTGATGATTGCCGCAAATGATACAAGCTGGCTGGCCGATAGTACGAAAAAGCAGTTATTCTTTACATTTAATGAAAATCTGCAAAGTCGATTAATTTCATTAATGACAGCAAAAGAGCGCAGCCAGCTTTCTCAACTCTTAAAGACAAAACAAGTTTTTAGTAGCAGTGTTTTAAGCAAATTAGCAACATTGATTCTGCAAGATGTGAATCAGGAATTTTCTAATCACTCACCTTTATATATGGCATTTTTTAAACATGCCGCTCCTTGCGTGGAATTAAGATGGTTACTGGATTGTTTTGAAAATAAAGACTATGCAGAATATTTTTCGCCTAAAAATATACATCTAAGAAAAGTGCTTAAAGATTGCAAGCAACAAGCCTTAGCTCCAGTAATTTCTATTATTGTTGATAAACTAGCAATACTCTCCAAGGCCCACGAAATACAAGCTGAGTCGTTGGAAATACAATATGACTTTGTCTAACTACTGTAGGTTTTTTAACCGTGTTTTTGTCCAGTTATAGAGGGGTGTTTGCGGATTTTTTAGGCACAATAGTCCGTAAATAATTGCCGGAACAGTTAAAAATAATCGCGTTGTTGCTTGTTGAAAATTAGGAAATCCTTTATCGGTACAAAGTTGCAATCGCCAGGCCCGCATACCAATGGTTTGCCCACCATAAATGATTGAAATTATATAATAACTTATAAAAAGAAGTGTCAAGCCAATCTGATACCATCTAGTTGCGGGCGGAATAGCCAATCCATGGTTGATAAAAATACAAAGGACTGTAAAGGCAAAGAATAGCGCCAGAAGAATTAAACCATCATAAATTTGTGCTGCGATGTACTTCAATAGCATGAAAAATCATTTCCGTTCACTGATGGCTCTAGTTCCCAAGGACACTTGCTCAAGACAGTCAATATAAACCTGGCTGAGATCTAGGCCAAAATATTCTGTATCGTTCAACTGCTCACAATGACCTTCTTCCGAGGCAATGACAATGTCAAGAATTTTGCCAAGAGGGCCTTTACGCGATAACAAAGCAAGTTTAATGTCCGCTGCCAGCGTTATTTTGTCAATTAAATTTTCAAGAGGACTATCCATCAAGCTATCCAGAACGGAAAGTAAACCTGCCGTATAGGCACTTTGAGCACAAAGGTCGGGTTGTGTTTCTGCTAATTTTTGAGCCATGAGCGCTCGAATTAATCCGGACTCGACAATTTCTAAGGGTTTATTTGAAACATTGGTCATGGATAAAACCATTACCCAATTTTTTAGATTAAGAATGCCT contains:
- a CDS encoding FeoC-like transcriptional regulator; this translates as MLLQIRDFLRRELVASNQQIARQFRIDISTLQPMLDIWLRKGVIECCQEETACQSRCFKCKTQPPIYYQYCHTKK
- a CDS encoding virulence factor, which encodes MAEELSSEEFTSLAVDGRKILEENQDDPVLLIEQVYQLWWRWSDFELYIVSPTISTISPPLIIEPEPIAGTTDYEFVYPIQDHGYKLTTSKAADMYSAGMSNCKLYYTIEKMIYLLIERLKTGGVSQETEVQVAFGGHELAQRKAFESIINLTYNVVVTNFDPGVWGERYLQAVKRLADKGFGYPSETPRESFRQSFGQAPAGLSR
- a CDS encoding protein kinase domain-containing protein; amino-acid sequence: MGEIISDNKERRGTIFPVKQKDGKIIYYFSDFSESLGSGDAADVYKGYRCSLKKEAIKLTPYLIKKNDVIIQKGSPVAIKIYKNGNTPSPYRITNGLSALLSIEDRAVLIMEFIDGFEIKPDIDENPEIKKLTFEQAIDIAWQMVIGLNQLHYCNTHGPSIVHGDIKGSNLKIRITNQQETSAENGPKVKIDVLYLDDDYNKPIAESPQIAQGTPEHLALEILDGHYSEASDFFALGPLLLTLFGAKNPFKDIFKFKDKHPDMPLEALIKHYAKIGFCVDGLFAHFAIKPHASICNLLQGFIAKMVAKEKKQRPSPEAVLEFFTALRQWSLHQNREEAASYHLRLMIAANDTSWLADSTKKQLFFTFNENLQSRLISLMTAKERSQLSQLLKTKQVFSSSVLSKLATLILQDVNQEFSNHSPLYMAFFKHAAPCVELRWLLDCFENKDYAEYFSPKNIHLRKVLKDCKQQALAPVISIIVDKLAILSKAHEIQAESLEIQYDFV
- a CDS encoding RDD family protein, with translation MLLKYIAAQIYDGLILLALFFAFTVLCIFINHGLAIPPATRWYQIGLTLLFISYYIISIIYGGQTIGMRAWRLQLCTDKGFPNFQQATTRLFLTVPAIIYGLLCLKNPQTPLYNWTKTRLKNLQ